The genomic DNA CCGGACCGCCACCCGCCGCATCTCCTTCTTCGACCCTTCGCCCTTCCGCTCCCAGGTCGCCGCCGAGGTCGACTTCGACGCCGAACTGTCCGGGCTGACCCCGCAGGAGATCCGGCGGATGGACCGGGCCGCGCAGTTCGCCGTCGTGACCGCACGCGAGGCGGTCGCCGACAGTGGGCTGGAGTTCGGGGCGCTGGACCCGCACCGCACCGGGGTGACGATCGGCAGCGCGGTGGGCGCGACCACCGGCCTGGACCAGGAGTACCGCACCGTCAGTGACGACGGCCGGCTGGAACTGGTCGACCACACGTACGCCGTTCCGCATCTCTACAACTACCTGGTGCCCAGCTCGTTCGCGACCGAGGTCGCCTGGGCCGTGGGCGCCGAAGGACCGAGCACCGTGGTCTCGACCGGCTGCACCTCCGGCCTCGACGCGGTCGGCTACGCCGCCGACGTCATCAGGGAGGGCTCGGCCGACGTGATGATCGCCGGTGCGGCCGACGCTCCCATCTCGCCCATCACCGTGGCCTGCTTCGACGCGATCAAGGCCACGACCCCTCGCAACGACGACCCGGCGCACGCCTCGCGCCCGTTCGACGCGAGCCGCAACGGTTTCGTCATGGGCGAGGGCGCGGCGGTGTTCGTACTGGAGGAGTGGGGGAGCGCACGGGCCCGCGGCGCGAAGATCTACGCGGAGGTGGCCGGTTTCGCGACGCGTTCCAACGCGTTCCACATGACCGGACTGCGCCCCGACGGCAAGGAGATGGCCGAGGCCATCCGCGTCGCGCTCCACGAGGCCCGGCTCAACCCCGACGACATCGACTACATCAACGCGCACGGCTCCGGGACCAAGCAGAACGACCGGCACGAGACGGCCGCGTTCAAACGCAGCCTCGGGGACCACGCCCACCGCACCCCGGTCAGCTCCATCAAGTCGATGGTCGGGCACTCGCTCGGCGCCATCGGGTCGATCGAGATCGCCGCCTCGGTGCTGGCCATGACGCACGACGTGGTGCCGCCGACGGCGAATCTGCACACGCCGGACCCGGAGTGCGACCTGGACTACGTACCGCTGACCGCCCGCGACTGGAAGACCGAGGCGGTCCTCTCGGTGGGCAGCGGATTCGGCGGCTTCCAGAGCGCGGTGGTGCTGGCGAAACCCGACCGGAGGCTCCGATGACTCCCCGTACCTGGGTGACCGGACTCGGAGTGGCCGCGCCCACGGGGCTGGGCATCGAGGCGTACTGGTCGGCCACACTGGCCGGCCGCAGCGCCATCGGCCGGGTGACCCACTTCGATCCGTCGCCCTACCCGTGCCGGCTGGCCGGTCAGATAAGCGGGTTCGAGGCCGCGGAGCACCTGCCCGGCCGGCTGCTGCCCCAGACCGACCGGATGACCCGGATCGCCCTGGTCGGCGCCGACTGGGCGTTCGCGGACGCCGGTGTCGTCCCGTCCGAACTGCCCGACTACGACGTGGGGGTCATCACGGCCAGCCACTCCGGCGGCTTCGAGTTCGGCCAGAACGAGCTCAGGGCGCTGTGGAGCAAGGGCGGCCAGTACGTCAGCGCGTACCAGTCGTTCGCCTGGTTCTACGCGGTCAACAGCGGACAGATCTCCATCCGCGGCGGACTGCGCGGACCGAGCAGCGTGGTGGTCAGCGACCAGGCGGGCGGGCTCGACGCGGTCGCGCAGGCCCGCAGGCAGATCCGCAAGGGCACCGGCATGGTGATCTCCGGCGCGGTCGACGCGTCGATCTGCCCCTGGGGCTGGGTCGCCCAGCTCACCAGCGGCCGGCTGAGCACCAGTGACGACCCGGAACGCGCGTACCTGCCCTTCGACGACCGGGCCCGCGGCCATGTCCCCGGCGAG from Streptomyces sp. NBC_00654 includes the following:
- a CDS encoding ketosynthase chain-length factor, encoding MTPRTWVTGLGVAAPTGLGIEAYWSATLAGRSAIGRVTHFDPSPYPCRLAGQISGFEAAEHLPGRLLPQTDRMTRIALVGADWAFADAGVVPSELPDYDVGVITASHSGGFEFGQNELRALWSKGGQYVSAYQSFAWFYAVNSGQISIRGGLRGPSSVVVSDQAGGLDAVAQARRQIRKGTGMVISGAVDASICPWGWVAQLTSGRLSTSDDPERAYLPFDDRARGHVPGEGGALMVLENAGHALERGAPRVYGEIAGHASTLDPRPGADRAPTLQNAIELALKDAESAPEDISVVFADAAAVPELDRAEAEAITKVFGPRGVPVTAPKTTTGRLYSGAAPLDLAAAFLSIRDGVIPPTAGSTLSNTYEIDLVTGTARPAELRSALVLARGQGGFNSAMVVRAVDHTRL
- a CDS encoding beta-ketoacyl synthase; this translates as MSGAHSTTGARRVVITGIGVTAPGGQGAKAFWKLLTDGRTATRRISFFDPSPFRSQVAAEVDFDAELSGLTPQEIRRMDRAAQFAVVTAREAVADSGLEFGALDPHRTGVTIGSAVGATTGLDQEYRTVSDDGRLELVDHTYAVPHLYNYLVPSSFATEVAWAVGAEGPSTVVSTGCTSGLDAVGYAADVIREGSADVMIAGAADAPISPITVACFDAIKATTPRNDDPAHASRPFDASRNGFVMGEGAAVFVLEEWGSARARGAKIYAEVAGFATRSNAFHMTGLRPDGKEMAEAIRVALHEARLNPDDIDYINAHGSGTKQNDRHETAAFKRSLGDHAHRTPVSSIKSMVGHSLGAIGSIEIAASVLAMTHDVVPPTANLHTPDPECDLDYVPLTARDWKTEAVLSVGSGFGGFQSAVVLAKPDRRLR